The following are encoded together in the Pedobacter steynii genome:
- a CDS encoding amidohydrolase family protein yields MAQKPSFVLHGRIVTMQAESRIINDGYLAIKEGRIAAITDDQRKLPAEFSGKVIVETEGTIYPGLIDLHNHFVYNVLPLWVVPKRYDNRSQWPSHPEYRAGVSKPIKQALAKFSVSAKALVRYVEAKALLSGTTTGQGMRTQVNGGSRLFRGALRFAEQPENESLPPARSMVPDLVVTGATAAERISNFREALNDESGGVYFYHLSEGIDESARRHFSNLKINDLINDKLVGIHSLGLQETDLNHLQQKGAKVVWSPFSNQLLYGKTIDLRALKASGLLFSLGCDWSPTGSKNILQELKVAWFANQQQGEVFSNYELVCAASSNAAAVTGWGAHLGTLEAGKLADILVIKGNEDDAYMQLIKAAEPEVELVIIDGIARYGNLDFMKRLRVDTAHPIEELTIGNRQKGFYLYRENSMINDIGFNTATQTLTEIMRDLPGFLNRMEQEKATLLDLGVDTQEEFTLELDNEFEIESDVFQEYEHPDEAELLADPPMVDAIELDTHTVSGNDYWERIEAQQNISAELKNWLKSCYQH; encoded by the coding sequence ATGGCACAGAAACCAAGTTTTGTTTTACATGGGCGTATCGTTACCATGCAGGCAGAAAGCAGGATCATTAATGATGGCTACCTCGCCATAAAAGAAGGAAGAATTGCAGCAATCACTGATGATCAGCGCAAACTTCCGGCAGAGTTTTCAGGTAAAGTAATTGTAGAAACTGAAGGTACCATATACCCTGGTCTGATTGACCTGCACAATCATTTTGTATATAATGTACTTCCCCTCTGGGTGGTTCCGAAACGTTATGATAACCGTTCCCAATGGCCATCCCATCCGGAGTATAGAGCAGGAGTTTCCAAACCGATAAAACAGGCCCTGGCAAAATTCAGCGTATCGGCCAAAGCATTGGTGCGCTATGTAGAAGCCAAAGCCTTGCTTAGCGGCACCACTACCGGACAGGGCATGCGAACACAGGTGAACGGAGGAAGCCGACTTTTCAGAGGTGCTTTGAGGTTTGCAGAACAACCTGAAAACGAAAGCCTTCCCCCGGCACGAAGCATGGTACCAGACCTGGTGGTTACAGGAGCCACTGCGGCAGAACGGATCAGTAATTTTCGGGAAGCCCTGAATGATGAGAGCGGAGGCGTTTACTTTTACCACCTCTCGGAAGGCATTGATGAAAGTGCGAGGAGACATTTTTCCAATCTTAAAATAAATGACCTGATCAATGATAAGCTGGTCGGCATCCATTCCCTGGGCTTACAGGAAACAGACCTGAACCATTTGCAGCAAAAAGGGGCCAAAGTAGTCTGGTCGCCCTTCAGCAATCAGCTGCTTTATGGAAAGACCATTGATTTGCGCGCGCTGAAAGCCTCGGGCTTACTCTTTAGTCTGGGTTGCGACTGGTCTCCTACAGGAAGCAAAAATATCCTCCAGGAACTTAAAGTCGCCTGGTTTGCCAATCAGCAGCAAGGCGAGGTATTCAGCAATTATGAACTGGTCTGCGCGGCCAGCAGTAATGCTGCAGCAGTTACCGGATGGGGAGCACATCTGGGCACTTTGGAAGCGGGAAAGCTGGCTGATATTCTCGTGATCAAAGGCAATGAGGACGATGCCTATATGCAATTGATCAAGGCCGCAGAACCTGAGGTTGAACTCGTGATCATAGATGGTATTGCACGTTATGGAAATCTTGATTTCATGAAAAGGCTTCGTGTCGATACTGCCCACCCAATTGAAGAGCTGACCATCGGCAACCGGCAGAAAGGGTTTTACCTGTACCGTGAAAATTCCATGATCAATGATATTGGCTTTAACACCGCCACTCAAACCTTAACAGAGATCATGAGAGACCTTCCGGGCTTTCTGAATAGAATGGAACAGGAAAAAGCCACACTCCTGGATCTGGGGGTGGATACCCAGGAGGAATTTACCCTGGAGCTGGACAACGAGTTTGAGATTGAGTCGGATGTATTTCAGGAATATGAACATCCTGATGAGGCGGAATTATTAGCCGATCCCCCGATGGTGGATGCTATTGAACTGGATACCCATACCGTGAGCGGCAATGATTATTGGGAAAGAATTGAAGCACAGCAAAATATTTCAGCAGAACTAAAAAACTGGTTAAAATCCTGTTATCAGCATTAA
- a CDS encoding DEAD/DEAH box helicase: MPFTSLGLSPALLKALVDQNFTVPTPIQETAIPAILSKKDVLGIAKTGSGKTASYVLPLLMNLQQSNLVKNRHADVLVLVPTRELAEQVKNVFQDFSRSLPQPIKTMAVYGGVSINPQMMGLQGVNVLVATPGRLLELTDSNAVHLSGIETLVLDEADKMLNLGFQDEVNRILALLPKKRQNILFSATLSDDLQHIHQILLHDPVVIKIAAEEVSLDLINQVAYIVSDEKKGPFLRYLINHHEMKQVLVFTSSVHQADAVVNKLRKNNIDARTIHSKKSQGARTEALYLFKTGKLRVLVATDLMARGIDINFLPFVINYELPRSPKDYVHRIGRTGRADTAGDAISLVSHHELHHFEVIQKKMGKKVTLVDSENIK; the protein is encoded by the coding sequence ATGCCTTTCACGTCCTTAGGTTTATCACCTGCTTTGTTAAAAGCACTGGTAGATCAGAATTTCACCGTACCTACCCCTATTCAGGAAACCGCAATACCAGCTATATTAAGTAAAAAAGACGTTTTAGGCATTGCTAAAACAGGTTCTGGAAAAACCGCCAGTTATGTTTTACCGCTTTTAATGAATTTACAACAAAGCAATCTGGTAAAAAACCGACATGCGGATGTCCTGGTATTGGTACCTACCCGTGAACTTGCTGAACAGGTAAAAAATGTCTTTCAGGATTTTAGCCGCTCGCTCCCTCAACCCATCAAAACCATGGCGGTGTATGGAGGTGTTTCTATTAACCCTCAGATGATGGGTTTACAGGGGGTAAATGTGCTCGTTGCCACACCGGGAAGGTTATTGGAGTTAACAGACTCAAATGCGGTCCACCTGTCGGGGATTGAAACACTGGTGCTGGATGAAGCAGATAAGATGCTGAATCTGGGCTTTCAGGACGAAGTAAACAGAATCCTTGCACTCCTGCCAAAGAAGCGTCAGAACATTTTGTTTTCTGCTACCCTGAGTGATGATCTGCAACACATTCACCAAATCCTGCTACACGATCCGGTAGTGATCAAAATTGCAGCTGAAGAGGTTTCACTGGACCTGATCAACCAGGTGGCTTATATTGTTTCTGATGAAAAGAAAGGTCCTTTTTTAAGGTACCTGATCAATCATCATGAAATGAAACAGGTATTGGTATTTACGTCTTCTGTTCATCAGGCTGATGCGGTAGTGAACAAACTCCGTAAGAATAATATCGATGCCAGAACCATTCACAGTAAAAAAAGCCAGGGTGCCAGAACGGAAGCATTGTATCTCTTTAAAACAGGCAAACTGCGGGTATTGGTCGCTACAGATCTAATGGCCAGAGGAATTGACATTAATTTTCTTCCTTTTGTGATTAATTACGAATTACCACGCTCACCTAAAGATTATGTTCACCGCATCGGCAGAACTGGTCGTGCAGATACTGCGGGAGACGCAATTTCCCTGGTGAGCCACCATGAATTACACCACTTTGAAGTCATCCAAAAAAAGATGGGTAAAAAAGTAACGCTGGTGGACAGTGAAAATATCAAATGA
- a CDS encoding GNAT family N-acetyltransferase, producing MKHIIKKASLEDLDQTAELFNLYRIFYRQESDLEKGKAFLKERFLNSESDIFLAMADGKAVGFVQLYKLFHYTKLQKQWLLSDLFVHPDFRGQGLSVALIDRSKQWCEETGACGLMLETEKTNDIGNSLYPRCGFEYDGLHNYYHWWK from the coding sequence ATGAAGCATATTATTAAAAAAGCGAGTCTGGAAGACTTAGATCAAACTGCAGAACTGTTTAACCTTTACCGTATTTTCTACCGTCAGGAATCTGACCTTGAAAAAGGAAAAGCTTTCCTCAAAGAAAGATTCCTGAATAGTGAATCGGATATTTTCCTGGCCATGGCAGATGGTAAAGCCGTAGGCTTTGTGCAGTTGTACAAATTGTTCCACTATACCAAACTTCAGAAGCAATGGTTGCTGAGCGACCTCTTTGTTCATCCTGATTTCCGGGGACAGGGGCTTTCTGTAGCGCTGATAGACAGAAGCAAGCAATGGTGTGAGGAAACCGGAGCATGTGGCCTGATGCTGGAAACAGAAAAGACAAACGATATCGGTAACAGCCTGTATCCACGCTGTGGATTCGAATATGACGGATTGCACAATTACTACCATTGGTGGAAATAG
- a CDS encoding SDR family oxidoreductase produces MAKNDLNGKVVLVAGGAKNLGGLLSRDFAAKGAKVAIHYNSEGTRSDAEKTLADIQAAGGTAFLFQADLTKVENIGQLFTDTKARFGGIDIAINTVGMVLKKPFLETTEAEYDQMFAINSKVAYFFIQEAGKHLNDNGKINTIVTSLLAAYTGLYSTYAGAKAPVEHFTRMASKEFGNRGISVTAVAPGPMDTPFFYGQEAPEAVAYHKSASALGGLTNIKDIAPLVEFLVTDGWWITGQTIFANGGYTTR; encoded by the coding sequence ATGGCAAAAAATGATTTAAACGGAAAAGTGGTACTGGTAGCTGGCGGTGCCAAAAATTTAGGTGGCTTGTTAAGTCGGGATTTCGCAGCAAAAGGAGCAAAAGTAGCGATACATTACAACAGTGAGGGTACCAGATCTGATGCAGAAAAAACATTGGCAGATATCCAGGCTGCAGGTGGAACAGCATTTTTATTCCAGGCAGATCTGACTAAAGTAGAAAATATTGGGCAGCTGTTTACGGACACCAAAGCCAGATTTGGCGGCATTGACATCGCCATAAATACGGTGGGTATGGTATTGAAAAAACCATTTCTGGAAACGACAGAAGCAGAATATGACCAGATGTTTGCTATCAATTCTAAAGTCGCTTACTTCTTTATTCAGGAAGCAGGAAAACACCTGAACGACAATGGGAAGATCAACACCATAGTCACCTCTTTGTTAGCTGCTTATACCGGATTGTATTCTACCTATGCCGGAGCTAAAGCACCAGTGGAGCATTTTACGAGGATGGCTTCCAAAGAGTTTGGTAACCGGGGCATTTCAGTTACAGCAGTTGCGCCAGGCCCGATGGACACTCCTTTCTTCTATGGTCAGGAAGCGCCGGAAGCAGTAGCCTACCACAAATCAGCCTCGGCACTGGGCGGGTTAACCAACATTAAAGACATTGCACCCCTGGTAGAATTCCTGGTTACGGATGGCTGGTGGATTACCGGTCAGACCATCTTTGCAAATGGCGGTTATACGACCAGGTAA
- a CDS encoding S8 family serine peptidase produces MENLIRVELRYMGDEELKTINEEISLSGATIIGQYDGMFEVDIPASSLEILKKKHILMDFPYQQKLSTDNDASLLGVSNPQAETGVRESEWMSVFKTKARKAYSDWVDPSLEVSSDPEGLYIVTFNGPLNSVWRSAFRNHGLKFCTYFDSGNEYCYKVSLTEKQYQYLRAQEITKTIGKYEIERKITDSLVKELDQASAGLKGMPSLKQFDIVVSEEKQIDKVTELIKATGEATIVDSGLNIIRIEINPGSSLISALADSPYVSGMAVYEPPTLFCDVSRKVIGLEYPDTHTSAFYGAEETVAVIDSGIDQHHPDLQHRIKTSLQYGMGSVEDQHGHGTHVAGIICGDGTASGGKITGIAPKAAVVTIGIVNSSGQLDLPVDIGKLLKIAADQGAKIINLSLGWKVNGEYQFGSFSVDKFIYENPEILLVVAAGNEGNAVNGRLAYKTVGAPATAKNALTVGSCSGRRTHPVINQTWGDLRPASFPVPPLNTMKLISDIDHPSLGSSTGPTDFDSIKPEVLAPGAYILSAKAGNVVIAATNSEFYDEHYTFKTGTSMATPVVSGMAALIREYLRKVHHYNNPSSSLIKAIIIGNSRQIDSYRHAPEDPSLEKIGFPDFDQGFGLVDMNRLLNEQNIQLQFVDILNTEATALVSRAELGGPLKSVREYVIDLAEASADLSVTLCWIDPPAKGIQNNLQLSVKLPDNEWRLGNMEHNYKKDPLFDTLFDLKPLDKNNNTEKVWIKDPLPGKYLIRITAQNTLSKQGYSLAVLGNGTGFTER; encoded by the coding sequence ATGGAAAATTTAATCCGGGTAGAACTCCGCTATATGGGAGATGAGGAACTAAAAACGATTAATGAGGAAATTTCACTTTCCGGTGCCACCATCATCGGACAGTATGATGGTATGTTCGAAGTCGATATTCCGGCTTCTTCATTGGAAATACTGAAGAAGAAACACATCCTGATGGATTTCCCTTATCAACAAAAACTAAGCACAGACAACGATGCCTCCTTATTAGGGGTTTCCAATCCCCAGGCGGAAACCGGGGTCAGGGAATCAGAGTGGATGTCGGTTTTTAAAACCAAGGCCAGAAAGGCCTATTCTGATTGGGTTGATCCCTCTTTAGAGGTTTCTTCAGATCCGGAAGGCTTGTATATTGTCACTTTTAATGGCCCCCTTAATTCGGTATGGAGATCAGCATTCCGGAATCATGGCTTAAAATTCTGCACTTATTTTGACAGTGGAAATGAATATTGCTATAAAGTATCGCTGACAGAAAAGCAATACCAGTACCTCCGTGCACAGGAGATTACCAAAACAATAGGTAAATATGAGATCGAAAGAAAAATTACAGACAGTCTGGTGAAAGAACTTGATCAGGCCAGCGCTGGCCTTAAGGGAATGCCTTCCCTTAAACAGTTTGATATTGTAGTATCGGAAGAAAAGCAAATCGACAAGGTCACCGAGCTGATCAAAGCTACCGGCGAAGCTACAATTGTGGATTCCGGGCTAAACATTATCCGAATTGAAATTAACCCGGGCTCCTCCTTAATCAGTGCCTTGGCCGACTCCCCTTATGTAAGTGGAATGGCGGTATACGAACCTCCTACCCTTTTTTGTGATGTATCCAGAAAGGTGATCGGACTGGAATACCCGGATACCCATACTTCTGCCTTTTATGGAGCAGAAGAAACGGTGGCAGTTATCGATAGTGGTATAGATCAGCATCATCCGGACCTGCAGCACAGGATCAAAACCAGCTTACAATATGGAATGGGATCTGTAGAGGACCAACATGGCCATGGAACACATGTGGCCGGTATTATTTGCGGCGATGGTACCGCTTCCGGAGGTAAGATTACCGGAATAGCACCAAAGGCAGCAGTGGTTACGATAGGAATTGTGAACAGCAGCGGGCAGTTAGACCTGCCGGTAGATATTGGAAAACTATTGAAAATTGCGGCAGATCAGGGCGCAAAAATCATCAACCTGAGCCTGGGATGGAAAGTAAACGGGGAATATCAGTTTGGCTCCTTCAGTGTAGATAAATTCATCTATGAAAATCCGGAAATATTGCTGGTCGTGGCGGCGGGAAATGAAGGCAATGCCGTTAATGGCAGATTGGCTTATAAGACTGTGGGTGCACCGGCAACGGCAAAAAATGCGCTGACGGTGGGTTCCTGTTCCGGACGAAGGACCCATCCGGTCATCAATCAGACCTGGGGTGACCTGCGTCCGGCAAGCTTCCCGGTACCACCGCTCAATACCATGAAACTGATATCCGACATAGACCACCCTTCTTTGGGCAGCAGTACCGGTCCGACTGATTTCGACAGCATCAAACCCGAAGTCCTGGCACCAGGTGCATATATCCTTTCGGCAAAGGCTGGCAATGTGGTGATCGCTGCCACAAACAGTGAATTTTACGATGAACATTACACTTTTAAAACAGGGACAAGCATGGCCACACCTGTGGTCAGCGGAATGGCTGCACTCATCAGGGAGTATTTAAGGAAAGTACATCATTATAACAATCCCTCCTCATCGCTGATCAAAGCAATTATTATCGGGAACAGTCGCCAGATAGACAGTTACCGCCATGCACCCGAAGACCCCAGTCTGGAGAAAATCGGCTTTCCGGATTTTGATCAGGGCTTTGGTCTGGTAGACATGAACCGGCTGCTAAATGAACAGAACATCCAGCTGCAATTTGTGGACATCCTGAATACCGAGGCCACCGCATTGGTGAGCAGGGCAGAATTGGGAGGCCCCTTGAAATCTGTACGTGAATATGTGATAGACCTTGCAGAAGCCAGCGCAGACCTGTCGGTTACCCTTTGCTGGATTGACCCACCGGCAAAAGGAATACAGAATAACCTGCAGCTGAGTGTAAAACTACCAGACAATGAATGGAGACTAGGCAATATGGAACATAATTATAAAAAGGACCCTCTTTTTGATACTTTGTTCGATTTAAAACCACTGGATAAAAATAACAATACCGAAAAGGTATGGATTAAAGATCCCTTACCCGGCAAATACCTGATCCGGATTACCGCACAGAATACTTTATCAAAGCAAGGTTATAGTTTAGCCGTACTTGGCAATGGAACTGGTTTTACAGAAAGATAA
- a CDS encoding helix-turn-helix domain-containing protein, whose product MKKEDKKMRDNTLSNSLNRGQEITTAYFDLLDKHIEEVVQGETTDFMELNQIASALFISHSHLSDTIQQTMGHHPCHFYDLKIIDKAKSLLTDTKSSIAEIARTLTYDPSNFSKFFKKFTGQTAGEFRKQYKKSASL is encoded by the coding sequence ATGAAAAAAGAAGATAAAAAAATGAGGGATAATACGCTGAGCAATTCGTTAAATCGCGGCCAGGAAATCACTACTGCTTATTTCGATCTCCTGGACAAGCATATTGAAGAGGTGGTTCAGGGAGAGACCACTGATTTCATGGAGCTCAATCAAATTGCCAGCGCATTGTTTATCTCCCATTCCCATCTCTCCGACACCATACAACAAACAATGGGACATCACCCCTGCCATTTTTATGACCTGAAAATTATTGACAAAGCGAAGTCCTTACTGACAGATACTAAATCCTCTATTGCAGAAATAGCCAGGACGCTGACTTACGATCCTTCCAATTTCTCCAAGTTCTTCAAAAAATTTACCGGACAAACCGCCGGCGAATTTAGAAAACAATACAAAAAATCAGCTTCCTTATAA
- a CDS encoding AAA family ATPase, with translation MNVYELIISDKEKVALEDVFFSTENKAILNQILKEHQYLEELRVYNLPVDNKILLYGDSGCGKTTTAKAIATALDKPIVILSLSTVISARIGETSKNLKAVFDQAIRQKAVLFLDEFDQIGKMRGNDDKEVGEMRRLVNTIIQLIDYFPLDCLLICATNHHDIIDRALLRRFQLKLRFDMPEEEKLNSYYDKMLAPFPEHLKAIDRKYGVSFAEVKDYVHTTMKKRIILELEQKK, from the coding sequence ATGAACGTATACGAACTGATCATCAGCGACAAAGAAAAGGTAGCATTGGAAGATGTGTTTTTCAGTACTGAAAATAAGGCCATTTTAAATCAGATTTTAAAAGAACACCAATACCTGGAAGAGTTGCGTGTTTATAACTTGCCGGTAGACAACAAGATCTTACTTTATGGTGATTCCGGTTGTGGAAAGACGACTACCGCCAAAGCCATTGCAACCGCCCTGGATAAGCCAATTGTAATCCTGAGTTTAAGTACTGTCATCTCTGCGAGAATAGGGGAAACCTCTAAAAATCTAAAAGCTGTTTTTGACCAGGCCATACGACAAAAAGCAGTGTTGTTTCTGGATGAGTTTGACCAGATCGGGAAAATGAGGGGAAATGACGATAAAGAAGTGGGTGAAATGCGCCGGCTGGTGAATACCATCATCCAGTTGATTGATTATTTTCCACTGGATTGTCTGTTGATCTGTGCTACCAATCACCACGATATTATCGACCGGGCGCTATTGAGAAGGTTTCAGTTGAAACTCAGATTTGACATGCCTGAAGAAGAGAAACTGAATTCCTACTATGATAAAATGCTGGCCCCTTTTCCTGAGCATTTAAAAGCAATTGACCGGAAATATGGGGTTTCTTTTGCTGAAGTTAAAGATTACGTACATACCACCATGAAAAAGCGGATCATCTTAGAGCTGGAGCAAAAGAAGTAA
- a CDS encoding ABC transporter permease, with amino-acid sequence MFKLNIKIALRNILRNRVSSFINVTGLAIGLAACLMLLLYVSYEWNFDKQSKHAADVYIGMTNVTDDSGKIVATFDGTTTAFAPLVKQGIPEVKYIARMNYGAKNLISNKENTFKKSGKFAEPDILKMYDYQFIAGDPKTALAQPKSVILTESLAKVLFGSTDVLNKSVKYENREDLKVTAVVKDLPENSSNKFDFLMPWSFYEIVNSDAKNLNWSNYSFITLVQLNSNADISIVNKKLDALVRKNQNIVGQQPHFFFPLNKMHLYGKFEGGKSVGGAIEQIWLFMALAFGILLIACINFMNMTTAKSERRAKEVGIKKTIGASRFSLIMQFLIESLVLAIMSIVLALALIEACLPSFNNLLGVNMSITYFNVYSWFGLIGIVCMTGLTAGSYPAFYLSSFNPIQTLKKKTISRSLLSVSLRQVLIVGQFCFTVLLIISTMVIYKQIQYIKNKPIGADVKALIEMPQDGLLADKYELLKTRLIKSGAVTSMFQSSQPLVHHNSFFNNLEWPGSTPKEANILFNRIGTTYDFIKTTGLKLISGRDFSDRYASDSVAVMVSASAVKTMKLQHPLGSTIKMSGYQKTIIGVFEDFIWDSPYKSNSPLIVYFSRQHTGAVTMRLDTSKDLQQNMETITRITKEVNPAYPVELNFTSTAYQEMMQKEQKLGILSNVFGGLAIFISCLGLYGLVAFSAAQRTKEFGIRKVLGASVANLMQLLSFSFIKMICVAILIAVPISYYLMNKWLRNFEFHTTISWWIIVAASAGTLLIALLTLSYQAYKSAISEPVDALKYE; translated from the coding sequence ATGTTCAAACTTAACATTAAAATCGCGTTGCGTAATATCCTTAGAAACCGGGTATCTTCTTTTATTAATGTCACCGGACTAGCGATTGGCCTGGCTGCCTGTTTAATGTTGCTGCTCTATGTTTCCTATGAATGGAATTTTGATAAACAATCAAAGCATGCTGCCGATGTATATATAGGAATGACCAATGTAACCGACGACAGCGGGAAAATTGTAGCCACATTTGATGGGACCACAACTGCTTTCGCACCATTGGTTAAACAGGGCATTCCCGAGGTTAAATATATCGCCAGAATGAATTACGGAGCGAAAAACCTGATTTCAAACAAAGAAAACACCTTCAAAAAATCAGGGAAGTTCGCAGAACCAGACATCCTGAAGATGTATGATTACCAGTTTATCGCGGGGGACCCTAAAACGGCACTGGCCCAACCGAAATCAGTTATCCTGACCGAAAGCCTGGCAAAAGTTCTCTTTGGTTCTACTGATGTACTCAATAAGTCCGTAAAGTATGAGAACCGGGAAGATTTAAAGGTAACGGCAGTTGTTAAAGATTTACCTGAGAACAGCTCCAATAAGTTTGATTTTCTAATGCCCTGGTCCTTTTACGAGATCGTTAATTCGGATGCAAAGAATTTAAACTGGAGCAATTACAGTTTCATCACTTTAGTTCAGTTAAATTCCAATGCGGATATTTCCATTGTCAATAAAAAGCTGGATGCCCTGGTCAGAAAAAATCAAAACATCGTCGGACAGCAGCCTCACTTCTTTTTCCCCTTAAACAAAATGCATTTGTATGGAAAATTTGAAGGTGGAAAAAGTGTGGGTGGTGCAATTGAACAGATCTGGCTTTTTATGGCGCTTGCCTTTGGTATCCTGCTTATTGCCTGCATCAATTTTATGAATATGACCACGGCAAAATCAGAGAGACGTGCCAAAGAAGTAGGCATTAAAAAAACAATAGGTGCCAGCAGGTTTTCTCTGATCATGCAGTTTCTGATCGAGTCTCTGGTATTGGCAATTATGAGCATTGTGCTGGCATTGGCCCTGATTGAGGCTTGTCTGCCATCCTTCAATAACCTGCTGGGTGTTAACATGAGCATCACTTACTTTAATGTTTACAGCTGGTTTGGCCTGATAGGAATTGTTTGCATGACCGGCTTAACAGCAGGCAGTTACCCCGCATTTTACCTGTCTTCATTTAATCCCATTCAAACCTTAAAAAAGAAAACAATAAGCCGGAGCCTGCTTTCTGTCAGCCTTCGTCAGGTATTAATCGTAGGCCAGTTTTGTTTTACTGTGTTATTGATTATCTCGACGATGGTGATCTATAAGCAAATCCAATACATCAAAAATAAACCTATTGGTGCGGATGTAAAGGCTTTGATTGAAATGCCGCAGGACGGCTTATTAGCGGATAAATATGAATTGCTGAAAACCAGACTGATCAAATCCGGCGCAGTGACCAGCATGTTTCAATCATCCCAGCCCCTGGTTCACCACAATTCCTTCTTTAACAATCTGGAGTGGCCGGGCAGTACACCTAAAGAAGCCAACATTCTATTCAACCGGATCGGCACGACCTATGATTTTATTAAAACCACCGGATTAAAGCTGATCTCCGGAAGAGATTTCTCAGATCGATATGCCTCTGACTCGGTTGCGGTGATGGTTAGTGCCTCTGCTGTGAAGACCATGAAATTGCAACATCCATTGGGCAGCACCATAAAAATGTCTGGGTACCAAAAGACAATTATAGGGGTGTTTGAAGACTTTATCTGGGACTCCCCATATAAATCCAATTCCCCATTGATCGTCTATTTTAGTCGGCAACATACAGGCGCCGTTACCATGCGCCTGGATACATCGAAAGACCTACAGCAGAACATGGAAACGATTACCCGGATTACCAAAGAAGTCAACCCTGCATACCCTGTTGAGCTGAATTTTACCAGTACCGCCTACCAGGAGATGATGCAAAAAGAGCAAAAGCTGGGTATCTTGTCTAATGTTTTCGGCGGGCTCGCCATTTTCATTTCCTGTCTGGGTTTATACGGGCTTGTAGCTTTTAGCGCGGCACAACGGACCAAGGAATTTGGCATCAGAAAGGTACTGGGTGCTTCGGTTGCCAACTTAATGCAATTGTTATCTTTTTCTTTCATCAAGATGATTTGTGTAGCCATCCTAATTGCGGTACCCATCTCCTATTACCTGATGAATAAATGGCTTAGGAATTTTGAATTTCATACCACGATATCCTGGTGGATTATTGTGGCCGCTTCAGCGGGCACCTTACTTATTGCTTTGCTGACATTAAGTTACCAGGCCTATAAAAGCGCTATCTCAGAACCTGTTGATGCCTTAAAATACGAGTAG
- a CDS encoding Dabb family protein: MNKSNRRKFIGTAAAIAVGTAASAMPLSTEKGKYPVVHHVFFWLKNPDSKADREELIKGVKTLSKIETVLDLHVGIVAGTEKRDVIDSSWGVSELLFFKDLEGQAIYQTHPIHLEFIKNYSHLWAKVLVYDILEA, translated from the coding sequence ATGAACAAATCAAACCGAAGAAAATTTATTGGCACCGCTGCTGCGATTGCAGTTGGAACTGCCGCCTCTGCAATGCCCCTGTCAACTGAAAAAGGAAAATATCCTGTGGTCCATCACGTATTCTTCTGGTTGAAAAACCCCGATTCCAAAGCAGACCGTGAGGAATTAATAAAAGGAGTAAAAACCCTGTCAAAAATAGAAACCGTTCTGGATCTTCATGTTGGTATAGTGGCCGGTACAGAGAAACGCGATGTCATTGACAGCAGCTGGGGAGTTTCTGAATTGCTGTTCTTTAAGGACCTCGAAGGACAGGCCATTTATCAGACCCATCCTATACACCTGGAATTCATAAAAAACTACAGTCACCTTTGGGCCAAAGTGCTCGTTTATGATATTTTGGAAGCTTAA